The following proteins come from a genomic window of Spea bombifrons isolate aSpeBom1 chromosome 10, aSpeBom1.2.pri, whole genome shotgun sequence:
- the TEAD1 gene encoding transcriptional enhancer factor TEF-1 isoform X3: protein MSDSADKPMDNDAEGVWSPDIEQSFQEALAIYPPCGRRKIILSDEGKMYGRNELIARYIKLRTGKTRTRKQVSSHIQVLARRKSRDFHSKLKVTNMDQTAKDKALQHMAAMSSAQIVSATAMHSKLGLPGIPRPAFPAAPGYWSGMIQPVQPGSSQDVKPFVQQGYPIQSAVTAPITGFEPSAAPASSVPAWQGRSIGTTKLRLVEFSAFLEQQRDPDAYNKHLFVHIGQANHSYSDPLLESVDIRQIYDKFPEKKGGLKELFGKGPQNAFFLVKFWADLNCNIQDDAGAFYGVTSQYESSENMTITCSTKVCSFGKQVVEKVETEYARFENGRFVYRINRSPMCEYMINFIHKLKHLPEKYMMNSVLENFTILLVVTNRDTQETLLCMACVFEVSNSEHGAQHHIYRLVKE, encoded by the exons ATGAGCGACTCGGCGGATAAACCCATGGATAACGACGCGGAAGGCGTCTGGAGCCCGGACATCGAGCAGAGCTTTCAGGAGGCGCTCGCCATCTACCCCCCGTGCGGGAGGAGAAAAATCATCCTGTCCGACGAGGGCAAAATGTATG gtagGAACGAACTGATCGCCAGATACATCAAACTCCGAACGGGGAAGACGCGGACCAGGAAGCAG GTGTCTAGCCACATTCAGGTTCTTGCCAGAAGAAAATCTCGCGATTTTCATTCGAAGCTGAAG GTGACAAACATG GATCAAACGGCCAAGGACAAGGCTCTGCAGCACATGGCAGCGATGTCGTCGGCCCAGATCGTGTCCGCCACGGCCATGCACAGCAAACTGGGCCTCCCGGGGATCCCACGGCCGGCCTTTCCCGCTGCCCCAGGG TACTGGTCGGGAATGATTCAGCCGGTGCAGCCGGGATCTTCACAGGA CGTAAAGCCGTTTGTGCAGCAAGGTTACCCCATACAGTCAGCGGTGACGGCGCCCATTACAG GTTTCGAGCCGTCGGCCGCTCCGGCCTCCTCCGTTCCCGCCTGGCAGGGCCGCTCCATCGGGACCACCAAACTGCGGCTGGTAGAGTTCTCTGCGTTCCTAGAGCAGCAGCGGGATCCGGACGCG TATAACAAGCACCTGTTTGTCCACATCGGTCAGGCCAACCACTCGTACAGCGACCCGCTGCTGGAATCCGTAGACATTCGCCAGATTTACGATAAATTCCCCGAAAAGAAGGGGGGGTTGAAGGAGCTCTTCGGGAAGGGCCCCCAGAACGCCTTCTTCTTAGTAAAGTTTTGG GCGGAtttaaattgcaatatccaGGACGACGCGGGCGCGTTCTACGGCGTCACCAGTCAGTACGAGAGCTCGGAGAACATGACCATCACCTGCTCCACCAAAGTCTGCTCGTTCGGGAAACAGGTCGTCGAGAAAGTAGAG ACAGAATACGCGCGGTTCGAGAACGGGAGGTTTGTGTACCGGATAAACCGCTCCCCCATGTGTGAATACATGATCAACTTCATCCACAAACTCAAACACCTGCCCGAGAAGTACATGATGAACAGCGTGCTGGAGAACTTCACCATATTACTG GTGGTAACGAATCGGGACACGCAGGAGACGCTGCTCTGCATGGCGTGCGTATTCGAGGTGTCCAACAGCGAGCACGGAGCACAGCATCACATCTATCGGCTCGTCAAGGAATGA
- the TEAD1 gene encoding transcriptional enhancer factor TEF-1 isoform X5, producing MSDSADKPMDNDAEGVWSPDIEQSFQEALAIYPPCGRRKIILSDEGKMYGRNELIARYIKLRTGKTRTRKQVSSHIQVLARRKSRDFHSKLKDQTAKDKALQHMAAMSSAQIVSATAMHSKLGLPGIPRPAFPAAPGYWSGMIQPVQPGSSQDVKPFVQQGYPIQSAVTAPITGFEPSAAPASSVPAWQGRSIGTTKLRLVEFSAFLEQQRDPDAYNKHLFVHIGQANHSYSDPLLESVDIRQIYDKFPEKKGGLKELFGKGPQNAFFLVKFWADLNCNIQDDAGAFYGVTSQYESSENMTITCSTKVCSFGKQVVEKVETEYARFENGRFVYRINRSPMCEYMINFIHKLKHLPEKYMMNSVLENFTILLVVTNRDTQETLLCMACVFEVSNSEHGAQHHIYRLVKE from the exons ATGAGCGACTCGGCGGATAAACCCATGGATAACGACGCGGAAGGCGTCTGGAGCCCGGACATCGAGCAGAGCTTTCAGGAGGCGCTCGCCATCTACCCCCCGTGCGGGAGGAGAAAAATCATCCTGTCCGACGAGGGCAAAATGTATG gtagGAACGAACTGATCGCCAGATACATCAAACTCCGAACGGGGAAGACGCGGACCAGGAAGCAG GTGTCTAGCCACATTCAGGTTCTTGCCAGAAGAAAATCTCGCGATTTTCATTCGAAGCTGAAG GATCAAACGGCCAAGGACAAGGCTCTGCAGCACATGGCAGCGATGTCGTCGGCCCAGATCGTGTCCGCCACGGCCATGCACAGCAAACTGGGCCTCCCGGGGATCCCACGGCCGGCCTTTCCCGCTGCCCCAGGG TACTGGTCGGGAATGATTCAGCCGGTGCAGCCGGGATCTTCACAGGA CGTAAAGCCGTTTGTGCAGCAAGGTTACCCCATACAGTCAGCGGTGACGGCGCCCATTACAG GTTTCGAGCCGTCGGCCGCTCCGGCCTCCTCCGTTCCCGCCTGGCAGGGCCGCTCCATCGGGACCACCAAACTGCGGCTGGTAGAGTTCTCTGCGTTCCTAGAGCAGCAGCGGGATCCGGACGCG TATAACAAGCACCTGTTTGTCCACATCGGTCAGGCCAACCACTCGTACAGCGACCCGCTGCTGGAATCCGTAGACATTCGCCAGATTTACGATAAATTCCCCGAAAAGAAGGGGGGGTTGAAGGAGCTCTTCGGGAAGGGCCCCCAGAACGCCTTCTTCTTAGTAAAGTTTTGG GCGGAtttaaattgcaatatccaGGACGACGCGGGCGCGTTCTACGGCGTCACCAGTCAGTACGAGAGCTCGGAGAACATGACCATCACCTGCTCCACCAAAGTCTGCTCGTTCGGGAAACAGGTCGTCGAGAAAGTAGAG ACAGAATACGCGCGGTTCGAGAACGGGAGGTTTGTGTACCGGATAAACCGCTCCCCCATGTGTGAATACATGATCAACTTCATCCACAAACTCAAACACCTGCCCGAGAAGTACATGATGAACAGCGTGCTGGAGAACTTCACCATATTACTG GTGGTAACGAATCGGGACACGCAGGAGACGCTGCTCTGCATGGCGTGCGTATTCGAGGTGTCCAACAGCGAGCACGGAGCACAGCATCACATCTATCGGCTCGTCAAGGAATGA
- the TEAD1 gene encoding transcriptional enhancer factor TEF-1 isoform X4, which yields MSDSADKPMDNDAEGVWSPDIEQSFQEALAIYPPCGRRKIILSDEGKMYGRNELIARYIKLRTGKTRTRKQVSSHIQVLARKKVREIQAAIKDQTAKDKALQHMAAMSSAQIVSATAMHSKLGLPGIPRPAFPAAPGYWSGMIQPVQPGSSQDVKPFVQQGYPIQSAVTAPITGFEPSAAPASSVPAWQGRSIGTTKLRLVEFSAFLEQQRDPDAYNKHLFVHIGQANHSYSDPLLESVDIRQIYDKFPEKKGGLKELFGKGPQNAFFLVKFWADLNCNIQDDAGAFYGVTSQYESSENMTITCSTKVCSFGKQVVEKVETEYARFENGRFVYRINRSPMCEYMINFIHKLKHLPEKYMMNSVLENFTILLVVTNRDTQETLLCMACVFEVSNSEHGAQHHIYRLVKE from the exons ATGAGCGACTCGGCGGATAAACCCATGGATAACGACGCGGAAGGCGTCTGGAGCCCGGACATCGAGCAGAGCTTTCAGGAGGCGCTCGCCATCTACCCCCCGTGCGGGAGGAGAAAAATCATCCTGTCCGACGAGGGCAAAATGTATG gtagGAACGAACTGATCGCCAGATACATCAAACTCCGAACGGGGAAGACGCGGACCAGGAAGCAG GTGTCTAGTCACATACAGGTCTTAGCAAGAAAGAAAGTTCGAGAAATCCAAGCCGCCATTAAG GATCAAACGGCCAAGGACAAGGCTCTGCAGCACATGGCAGCGATGTCGTCGGCCCAGATCGTGTCCGCCACGGCCATGCACAGCAAACTGGGCCTCCCGGGGATCCCACGGCCGGCCTTTCCCGCTGCCCCAGGG TACTGGTCGGGAATGATTCAGCCGGTGCAGCCGGGATCTTCACAGGA CGTAAAGCCGTTTGTGCAGCAAGGTTACCCCATACAGTCAGCGGTGACGGCGCCCATTACAG GTTTCGAGCCGTCGGCCGCTCCGGCCTCCTCCGTTCCCGCCTGGCAGGGCCGCTCCATCGGGACCACCAAACTGCGGCTGGTAGAGTTCTCTGCGTTCCTAGAGCAGCAGCGGGATCCGGACGCG TATAACAAGCACCTGTTTGTCCACATCGGTCAGGCCAACCACTCGTACAGCGACCCGCTGCTGGAATCCGTAGACATTCGCCAGATTTACGATAAATTCCCCGAAAAGAAGGGGGGGTTGAAGGAGCTCTTCGGGAAGGGCCCCCAGAACGCCTTCTTCTTAGTAAAGTTTTGG GCGGAtttaaattgcaatatccaGGACGACGCGGGCGCGTTCTACGGCGTCACCAGTCAGTACGAGAGCTCGGAGAACATGACCATCACCTGCTCCACCAAAGTCTGCTCGTTCGGGAAACAGGTCGTCGAGAAAGTAGAG ACAGAATACGCGCGGTTCGAGAACGGGAGGTTTGTGTACCGGATAAACCGCTCCCCCATGTGTGAATACATGATCAACTTCATCCACAAACTCAAACACCTGCCCGAGAAGTACATGATGAACAGCGTGCTGGAGAACTTCACCATATTACTG GTGGTAACGAATCGGGACACGCAGGAGACGCTGCTCTGCATGGCGTGCGTATTCGAGGTGTCCAACAGCGAGCACGGAGCACAGCATCACATCTATCGGCTCGTCAAGGAATGA
- the TEAD1 gene encoding transcriptional enhancer factor TEF-1 isoform X2 translates to MSDSADKPMDNDAEGVWSPDIEQSFQEALAIYPPCGRRKIILSDEGKMYGRNELIARYIKLRTGKTRTRKQVSSHIQVLARKKVREIQAAIKVSSHIQVLARRKSRDFHSKLKDQTAKDKALQHMAAMSSAQIVSATAMHSKLGLPGIPRPAFPAAPGYWSGMIQPVQPGSSQDVKPFVQQGYPIQSAVTAPITGFEPSAAPASSVPAWQGRSIGTTKLRLVEFSAFLEQQRDPDAYNKHLFVHIGQANHSYSDPLLESVDIRQIYDKFPEKKGGLKELFGKGPQNAFFLVKFWADLNCNIQDDAGAFYGVTSQYESSENMTITCSTKVCSFGKQVVEKVETEYARFENGRFVYRINRSPMCEYMINFIHKLKHLPEKYMMNSVLENFTILLVVTNRDTQETLLCMACVFEVSNSEHGAQHHIYRLVKE, encoded by the exons ATGAGCGACTCGGCGGATAAACCCATGGATAACGACGCGGAAGGCGTCTGGAGCCCGGACATCGAGCAGAGCTTTCAGGAGGCGCTCGCCATCTACCCCCCGTGCGGGAGGAGAAAAATCATCCTGTCCGACGAGGGCAAAATGTATG gtagGAACGAACTGATCGCCAGATACATCAAACTCCGAACGGGGAAGACGCGGACCAGGAAGCAG GTGTCTAGTCACATACAGGTCTTAGCAAGAAAGAAAGTTCGAGAAATCCAAGCCGCCATTAAG GTGTCTAGCCACATTCAGGTTCTTGCCAGAAGAAAATCTCGCGATTTTCATTCGAAGCTGAAG GATCAAACGGCCAAGGACAAGGCTCTGCAGCACATGGCAGCGATGTCGTCGGCCCAGATCGTGTCCGCCACGGCCATGCACAGCAAACTGGGCCTCCCGGGGATCCCACGGCCGGCCTTTCCCGCTGCCCCAGGG TACTGGTCGGGAATGATTCAGCCGGTGCAGCCGGGATCTTCACAGGA CGTAAAGCCGTTTGTGCAGCAAGGTTACCCCATACAGTCAGCGGTGACGGCGCCCATTACAG GTTTCGAGCCGTCGGCCGCTCCGGCCTCCTCCGTTCCCGCCTGGCAGGGCCGCTCCATCGGGACCACCAAACTGCGGCTGGTAGAGTTCTCTGCGTTCCTAGAGCAGCAGCGGGATCCGGACGCG TATAACAAGCACCTGTTTGTCCACATCGGTCAGGCCAACCACTCGTACAGCGACCCGCTGCTGGAATCCGTAGACATTCGCCAGATTTACGATAAATTCCCCGAAAAGAAGGGGGGGTTGAAGGAGCTCTTCGGGAAGGGCCCCCAGAACGCCTTCTTCTTAGTAAAGTTTTGG GCGGAtttaaattgcaatatccaGGACGACGCGGGCGCGTTCTACGGCGTCACCAGTCAGTACGAGAGCTCGGAGAACATGACCATCACCTGCTCCACCAAAGTCTGCTCGTTCGGGAAACAGGTCGTCGAGAAAGTAGAG ACAGAATACGCGCGGTTCGAGAACGGGAGGTTTGTGTACCGGATAAACCGCTCCCCCATGTGTGAATACATGATCAACTTCATCCACAAACTCAAACACCTGCCCGAGAAGTACATGATGAACAGCGTGCTGGAGAACTTCACCATATTACTG GTGGTAACGAATCGGGACACGCAGGAGACGCTGCTCTGCATGGCGTGCGTATTCGAGGTGTCCAACAGCGAGCACGGAGCACAGCATCACATCTATCGGCTCGTCAAGGAATGA
- the TEAD1 gene encoding transcriptional enhancer factor TEF-1 isoform X1 → MSDSADKPMDNDAEGVWSPDIEQSFQEALAIYPPCGRRKIILSDEGKMYGRNELIARYIKLRTGKTRTRKQVSSHIQVLARKKVREIQAAIKVSSHIQVLARRKSRDFHSKLKVTNMDQTAKDKALQHMAAMSSAQIVSATAMHSKLGLPGIPRPAFPAAPGYWSGMIQPVQPGSSQDVKPFVQQGYPIQSAVTAPITGFEPSAAPASSVPAWQGRSIGTTKLRLVEFSAFLEQQRDPDAYNKHLFVHIGQANHSYSDPLLESVDIRQIYDKFPEKKGGLKELFGKGPQNAFFLVKFWADLNCNIQDDAGAFYGVTSQYESSENMTITCSTKVCSFGKQVVEKVETEYARFENGRFVYRINRSPMCEYMINFIHKLKHLPEKYMMNSVLENFTILLVVTNRDTQETLLCMACVFEVSNSEHGAQHHIYRLVKE, encoded by the exons ATGAGCGACTCGGCGGATAAACCCATGGATAACGACGCGGAAGGCGTCTGGAGCCCGGACATCGAGCAGAGCTTTCAGGAGGCGCTCGCCATCTACCCCCCGTGCGGGAGGAGAAAAATCATCCTGTCCGACGAGGGCAAAATGTATG gtagGAACGAACTGATCGCCAGATACATCAAACTCCGAACGGGGAAGACGCGGACCAGGAAGCAG GTGTCTAGTCACATACAGGTCTTAGCAAGAAAGAAAGTTCGAGAAATCCAAGCCGCCATTAAG GTGTCTAGCCACATTCAGGTTCTTGCCAGAAGAAAATCTCGCGATTTTCATTCGAAGCTGAAG GTGACAAACATG GATCAAACGGCCAAGGACAAGGCTCTGCAGCACATGGCAGCGATGTCGTCGGCCCAGATCGTGTCCGCCACGGCCATGCACAGCAAACTGGGCCTCCCGGGGATCCCACGGCCGGCCTTTCCCGCTGCCCCAGGG TACTGGTCGGGAATGATTCAGCCGGTGCAGCCGGGATCTTCACAGGA CGTAAAGCCGTTTGTGCAGCAAGGTTACCCCATACAGTCAGCGGTGACGGCGCCCATTACAG GTTTCGAGCCGTCGGCCGCTCCGGCCTCCTCCGTTCCCGCCTGGCAGGGCCGCTCCATCGGGACCACCAAACTGCGGCTGGTAGAGTTCTCTGCGTTCCTAGAGCAGCAGCGGGATCCGGACGCG TATAACAAGCACCTGTTTGTCCACATCGGTCAGGCCAACCACTCGTACAGCGACCCGCTGCTGGAATCCGTAGACATTCGCCAGATTTACGATAAATTCCCCGAAAAGAAGGGGGGGTTGAAGGAGCTCTTCGGGAAGGGCCCCCAGAACGCCTTCTTCTTAGTAAAGTTTTGG GCGGAtttaaattgcaatatccaGGACGACGCGGGCGCGTTCTACGGCGTCACCAGTCAGTACGAGAGCTCGGAGAACATGACCATCACCTGCTCCACCAAAGTCTGCTCGTTCGGGAAACAGGTCGTCGAGAAAGTAGAG ACAGAATACGCGCGGTTCGAGAACGGGAGGTTTGTGTACCGGATAAACCGCTCCCCCATGTGTGAATACATGATCAACTTCATCCACAAACTCAAACACCTGCCCGAGAAGTACATGATGAACAGCGTGCTGGAGAACTTCACCATATTACTG GTGGTAACGAATCGGGACACGCAGGAGACGCTGCTCTGCATGGCGTGCGTATTCGAGGTGTCCAACAGCGAGCACGGAGCACAGCATCACATCTATCGGCTCGTCAAGGAATGA